Part of the Thunnus maccoyii chromosome 17, fThuMac1.1, whole genome shotgun sequence genome, TAGGGAGAGGCAGACTTCCTGATCCAGCCGTGGTCGAGCAGGTTCTGGACATATTCCTTAACCTCTTTGTACAAGGGCTTGGGAACTGAGTTGTATGATGTCTGGACTGGTGTTTCATCCTTTAGGTGGATTTTCAGTTTCAGGCTTGGGATGCAACCAATGTCAGAATCGTCCTTGGCAAAAACATCTGACTCTGCGTACAACATATCTCTGACTATCTTTTGCTCACTCTCTTCCAGGTGGGACACATCAACAGGTGGGTGCCATCTCTGTTTTGTCATGTCTGCTGTCTTGTGTCTaccatttgactgtttttgcCTATCTGTGTTTGGCTGAACTGaacatgtgtttacagtggGAGGGAAAACTGGCTCAGAGTTACCTGGGGACAAATTAACTGGTCTCACCTCAGTAACTTCCTCCAATGTGCCTAACACTGTTCTCTTTGTGAGATAGATATCATGTTTTGTTGGGTTTTGAATGGGGATTTTAACAACTTTAGAAGACCCACTTGGAACATCTACTAAAGCTGGAAACAGCTCTAATCCCTCAGGACAGGTACTCGCTAGATCAGGTTGAAAAAGCATTGTCCCACCCCTTGGCCATTCCCTGACTCTGCACTTCACCTCACAAATCTGCCCCGCAGGAATAGTTACACCTCTCTTGCCTGTTCTCACACTACTCTCAAAGGTGGTTTCATCAGGGGTCAAAATCTGGAGAGCTGAAACTAGCGCTTCCACTGCACTGTTACTGATACTTAAAGCCTCTTTTAATAACGCAGAAACATCAGCTGCACCTCTCTGTTCTTGATTTGCTTTAATGATCTCACCTATAACATTGCTGCCTAAAAGGGGACAATTAAGACTGTCTTGGCTGACTAATAGTGGCACTTGGATGGTGACACATCCATGGTTCTCACTACAGACCTGGAGTTCCACATCTGCCCATCCGTCGAAGGGAACATCTGTGCCATTAGCTGCAGCAATGTCCAAAGGCTGGTCAAGAAGGAGGGTCTCGAGTGGCTGGATCTGGATGTTGGGGAGTGCTTTTTCCATCCACGCTCTCTCTACCATAGTCACTTGAGCCCCTGAATCGAGCAACATTTGAAGAGGAACTTTGTTGATAGCACAGGACACCATACAACGCTTTCCTATGAGCTGTGCTATTCGCTTTCTTGGTGGTGGTTGACATGGTGTGTTTGCTTTTACAGGGCTGGCTGCCTTAGACTGATGGGATGCTTTAGGTTGGCTGGCTTGTGCTGGGGGCTCCTCAGCTGTCACGGTCACTGGTTGCCCCTCACCAGTGACCTCATTCCGTTTCCCGATAGTTTCCTTTGGAGACAGCCAATGGCGCGGTGTCCAGCTTGGCCACAAACAAAGCAGTGAGGGCAGCTCACTTTGCTTTGCTGTACACAGTCATTGCATCTGCCCCTGTTATCAGTTGTTGGCGCCTGAGGACAAGCTGTGGTGGAGCAGGGACCCCCAGGTGTGACACTGTCAGCAGGCTTTACCATCTGTGCCAGATGTTTGGTCAGTGAGGACACTTGTGCAGTCAGTTCTTGAATAGCAGCACGGTTAGCCTGTAGCTGAGTGTCAACTTTATCTTGCTTAGCTGAGTCACTACAGTCAAGCTGAGCTGTGCTCACTGTCACTGGTCGGGTTTTGCTTACTGTGCCAAGTCGTTTAAGTCTTTCAGCTTCCTCGCTCGTAGACTTAGTGATCTGGTCTAACAGAAAGTCATCACTAACCTGCAAGTCGGTGAGAAGTGGCTTGAGGTCATGTCTGacatggttgtttttttcatttaagccCTGGTAAAGAGTGTGGAGAAAAGTGCCCTGAACGAGCCTTTTGTCATAGCTAAACTCAGCACCAGGCTGTTGTGACTCAAACAGAACACGCTGTTTTAACCCCATTATCCTGTACAGAAACTGCTGTGGATTCTCTTTGTCTTGTTGCTTGGCATTACTTAGCTCTTGGAAAAGTTCAGTACTGTTTTTGTCCCTGATGTGTGCGCGGAGAAACCGCTTTAGCTCATCAACAGTTAAATCACCTTTATTAGCCAACATTTCTCTAAACGTACCAGGTTTTGTTATCTTAATCACTGTACGAATTATCTCTGACTCAGTAAAACCTTCATGCAAACCTTCATCAATTTGTTTACAAAGGCTACTGTATGACATATCAGAACCCACATCAGAAATTTGGCCACCATGTAGCTTAAATTCTCTGCGcggaagcagagctgcaacatCATTAAACCTCAGTACCTGATCTCCCATGCTGGAAGACAGACTCACCCTACCAGGAGGAGCACCACCAAAACCTGTTGTGGGTGACTTGGCTAATGCTGGAGTGGTAAGGTCTCTTGCTAACATAACATTGCCTCTTCCGGCAGGTGATGGAAATGTGTGGAGATCTCTGTTCTCTGTAGAGGGGTTAGTGTGTGCATCTCTGTTCCGTGGTGAGGGTGGCAGTGAATGAATGTCTCTGTCCATGTGCAATGAATGTCTGGGTATGTCTGTAGTAGGGGTAGCTGGAGGTGTGGTTGGCTGGCTGGGTTTACGATGGGGTGGAATGGAGCACCCCTGTTGAATGGTTGTTGAACCTTCATTCTCAGGAGGCGCCGTCTGGGCAACCCCAACCGCTTCACTTTGCGTGGCCACCAGGTCACTCAACATATCGTCAAGGTGGAGGAGCTGGGCCATGCCTCCATCCTCCAGGGCTCCCAACTTCTCACTCTTGATGTAGTCAACAATCAGATCAAACAGTTCTGGTTCACTCGGCTCATCAACACGATCAGTCATGCTGCCATCACTAATCGAATCTGCAACTTGCAGCAGCTGACTCGCACTCAAATCACAAAGTCTCTTCTGGATCTTGTAGATTAGCGCCCGCCGTGGGTTGACAGTGGCCATGATGACGTTGTACAGGTGACCTCTACTCTCTGGATGACGCACAGGATTGCAGCCTTCCCTGAAGCTTTGGGACACAGGTTCACGTTGTCACAGCACTCACTTCACCAGGCAGCACcaatcccggacgagcccccAATTGTTACCGGCGCCAGACCTAGGGGAAATCTGGACCGGCAGCAAAGGTTACACAGGCAAGGGTGCACTGTGTAGCCGATGAAAACATGGTCTGTGGACTGTGGATTAATAAGGGAGAGAGCCAAAGTTAGCGTCTTGCTCTAGCCGatgctcatttaatattgacacaacagtataaaactgtACATAATTCTCAGTTACGTCAGTTTCCTGAAATCTACAGCTACAAggttcatatttcacattcacaccaaaacatgttacagaaataaaataaatgttggaaccaaattcacaataaacaatataaaacattttgtcaaagAAACATAACTTCACACAAATTCAAAATATGActtacatttctaaataaataagaataggCTTAactacaatataatgtaatatatgtataaaatataatatacagcacaaaaattatattacccaaaacacacatttactttgCTGACATTACTACAATCACTCCTATTTTAACACATACACCACAGTTACACTCATCCTACACTGATATGACGTACACAAAACCTTTCTGCAACATTAGCGTAACACTCCTTTGCACTTGCACTTAACCTCTTAACAAAATGGCGCGACTCTGCCTTGTTAACGAGCGACCGGAAGTGAAACTGGTTTGAATATAGCATCTCTATTTACCATTAACTCGCGACTGACTGGCTTATACTCcaaaacaatcttttaaacacattttcatatgttaCCACATGCAAAGGTCTGTaactttcactgacaaaatagTAGAAAACCGGAATTCACGGAGGTAACTATTATCAATGTCGGCGCCCACGAAacatacagcaacaaaaatacgTTTCAAATACATCTCTAAACCATGTCACAACTTCACAGAACGATTTCCAATGCATTTACATTAGTTATTAAACAAAGCTAATCATAGAAAAGCAAGTTTTAACATACCTGTGGATTAATAAGGGAGAGAGCCAAAGTTAGCGTCTTGCTCTAGCCGatgctcatttaatattgaGCTGCGCATGAGCAGAGCAGATACGAGAGACCTCCTTCAGGTATCCACAGTGGCATTAGAGCGCTGCCTACTGACATCTTTGAGTATTGACCTGATGTCAAAACTGTATAAACAGAGTTAGATTAGttcaaataattaacaaaaaattagGGGGTGTCTGTTTACATACAAAACTTAACATGTGGCATTTCCAACCCATTACACTTCTATGAACTTGTATTTACATGTTAATGTCAcccctgggacacactggatgcgtgagcagcaTGTCGcagaacctcttgcttttcatttcagtatCCATTTTAACAGGTtggagcagccacacagcccgcttcatctagagattcgaggtctcgcctattttctcCATGTGATGCGCACGGTTCTCAGCAGAATTAGACAGGGAACACgatagaaagatagggctgccagtggtagaagcgccgcagcagacacgcttccTGTGTGGATGCTGCAAGCGTGAGAGACACAGCAGTTCAGCGATGCAcacgcactgctgaggttcacacatccagtgtgtcccaggcgtcAGCTGTGGTTGCTCTACAGAGGGCAACCACTATGCAGTCAACTTAATTCATTGCTTTATATCAAGATTTAGTGTCTTCTGCTAGATGATAACGTTAGCAACGTTAATACTGGCTAACAGGAATGcagcaatataatatataatatgaattGAACAATAACTAAAAGACATTAAgcaaaagttaaacattttgcaaataaaaaaaatatctttgagACATTGAGATTGTCTTCCTCGTGCCTCTTCCTTAGCAACGTTGGAGGCGTGTGTGAGAGTGGAAAACACAGTATGCAGGTGAAGGCAAGGCTACTTCTTTTCCCGTTGAATCATGGCACCCAGGATTAATGATCTCCTGTAATCCAATGTATCCCACAAAAACAGGCAGAATACTGAGTTATTACCAACCAGTCTTATGTGTGCAGAAAAAACATAGAGCTGTATTAGGGGGGGAAACTAAATATTTGCACACTTTTACATCTATAACAACATTTCCACACATTTGAACATAAAACTACACATCCAAATGTAATATGTTTGGGTCTGAGTGacccacaaaaacaaaaccagtaaGTAGTTTTGTGCTGGAATGTGGATATATCAAAGACAAATTGCAGTGACTAATTGGGTTTTCTGGAcgaaaaatacatgttttggaTTCTCACCTTTCTATTTCCCTGCAAAGGTCCTGTCACTGCATAGCTACAAATCAAAACATCCAGCATTATTTGACAGCCCTGTGAAGAGTTAGTCATCCATTTCACAGCTTTTGTCCTCCAGAAAGAAACTCTAATTAATGGGGAAAGTGATCTTTCTGTACTGTCTGTCTCACTATCTATGCCttccattttctttgtttttgtgcctttttcCGCTCCGCCTCGCTgcctctttctttgttttttgtctccGTCACACCTCATCTCTCCGTCCATTTCTCTCCATGCCTCTAGAGAAACGTGAGGAGCAGTGAGTTCTGGTtttggacaaacacacaaacaaatgtaagGCTTCCTGTTCTTTATTTATGAGTAACAATGTTCAAAGCCTTggtttatatttcttttttctgttcataATTTTGAGCTTGTGAGAGGACAATGAGTGGAGGAAAGTCTTTGTTCTATCTTCACTATCATTCTGTCACCATGTTTGTTCCAAACCTGCCGAACATCCTTGTATAACAGGGTAAGTGTAAGGATTCCATCATATCATCTCTTTTTAGAAATTACTTTTTACTCTAGAGCAGCATCTCCTCTTGTTTGTGGGCAGTGTGACAATGATGATTTTATgctttggttttctgttatttttatactattaTGATATCAGATGTCCAAAATTTGAGGTTGAAGATATGTAAAAAAATACTCCCTGCAAAGTTACTtttacttcctcctcatgatgaccgttctgtagtctttgttgctgagattgttccacaggttgttcatgttgtccactcatGTATTTCGGATGTGATGCATGAATATATTTGAGAGgcttccatttcaagtaaagaatgagaaaaataattgaaatcCTAATACTATTGTTTAAGGCCCCCCTACCAGGGGGCTatgtaaagagacagaagctttAACGACCTGTATCAGGCAGAGGCTGAATTGAGGGGCTGCGTAAAAGGTCAGTATAAAATagataaggagttttttgactgtaaatcatgcaaagatattccattagagtcccagaatataaatatagacctgtaaatgtacATGATTATCCCCTTTACTCCTACCTGctaagctctgattggctgactgtttcTCCAGATGCGAAACCAGACCTGTTTGAATCATTGACCACATTTGAGATGTAGGCAGTGATTCAGAGGCCTGGGACCAGTGTAGTATTGCTGTAGTTtgacaacaaatataaataaataaaatgaataaataaagaactCCACTCAAAGTCCACTCTAGCTTTTTCCGAAGCATTCATTCATATCTCACAGTCTGTCTCAGCGGAGTTTGCATGGTTGCATACAAAAAGCTCACTTGTCATCATGATGACTGACTCCAGGTCAATGACTTCGATCCCATCCTGCTCGAGCAGGTTTCAGTCTGGTCCCCTGTTTAAGAGACTGAATAAACATATGGACCAGGAGTCAGTGAACAGTCAACGAATCTGACAGCAGAGACCCTCAATGAACGGAGACAGGGGGTTACCTTTATTTTGGTTTAAATATCTTCATTGAATTTCACAATAACATAGTtacaaatacaatatatcaaacaATAAAGTGCAACCagtgccacacacacagacacacacattttgtttcGATATTATCCTAGACACAACCCCATAAATAGTCCACTATGCAGATCATACAGGCCTGCAGTGCAGCCCCCACCTGGATATAAATCACAAAATTACGGTGAACATGTGGAATACAAATATCAAATGGATGCACTAtctgacaaaacatttcatgaaacacactgacacaaagcATGAGGAATATCAACATCAAATTTATGTACTTGGATGAAAAGGTTTTCAGGGAGGTGGTTTTGATAAGTGGAATGTTCTATTCAGTCGCCATTTTGAATATACAAATGCAGCCATGATGGATTCACATCCCATAAACAATATGTAATCTCAGTTGTTACTGCTGCACCGCATGATGCATTGTTTAACATTTACTTCTTCCATTCAGAACtggaatgcaaaaaaaaacatctaccaACACTGAACCACAAAGTGCTCTTACACCAAGCTGCACCATTTTCTCGCCTGAATTTTAAGTTAAAAGATGCTCTTCTTGTTTGCACTGAAGCACACAAATCCAAATTTTCATCCAAGAACTCCTTGCTTTAAAACAAAGAGTCTGCAGGAGTAGAAAACAGTACAAGTCAAGGAGCTCTGTGATATCTCTGGGGCCTTGTATATAGGGTGAGTATATGCCAAGCCCTTAGGCTCATCCTGATTGGATGAGAAGTTACATAAAATTTTCAGTGAGTGGAGATGCAGAGAGCTCCATAAATACAGTGTACTAGGGTGAGGCAGGCAGAACCAGATGCaatgtgactgttttttttgtttatttgtttaaattctAATAGGCCACAAGAATGACACTGGAGGTGAGGACAGCAGTGTTGTTGTATTATATTAAGACATCAGCTTTTACCATATTGGAAAACCAattgaaaagaacaaaaacatctgCATGTCCATGTGTCTGAAGACATAATTTCATTGGCCGGTTTTGTAAAAAAATTAAGTATTGTTCCGTTCATTTCCAGTTATATAAATGCAGTAGGTTTACACATGCAAGTagaaaagcaaattaagaaaacatcttcatcaatttgacaacacatgcacagcaacagTATTCAATAACTTAACTCTTATACAGAGTAGTGTCCCCAAAATCACTTCACATATCAATGGTCTGCTGTTGGTTATACTACAACATTTagtttgggggaaaaaagggttaggggttatggAATATTGTTTGAAGtatctctttttgttgttgcacTTTGTAGATGGTCCCTGCGCACTCGCTTCACAGCTGGCTGTACATAGAGACCAATGTCATTTGTCCAGCTCAAAGGACGGCTTGTTTTGGTGAAATTAAGGTTGTAGCTCACTGTCTACCTTACTACGGTAGGAGAGAGGccttgtttgtattttaatgttttgcttATGCGTTATTGACATGTTCATTAATCTTAAGTGTCCTCTGGAAACACTTCCATTGTGTTGTGGTATTTGCAGCGCGTTTTCTAAATGCTGcgcatgtgttgtcaaattgatgttttcttaatttgcctttgttttgtttattttcatgtgttttcttaagttgcagCGCACTTGCCCTTGTCGGCCACCGTTTTGCAGgtattagttttgcaggtatttggtcatatgCCAAACTTttggacaaatgaaaaatttGACGTGCTGATGGGGCAGGATGAAAAGTTGAGGAATCACCAAAGTTACTACAATTCAACCAGTGGTGAACATGAATGTGTATACCAAATTTTGTGGCAATCCATCctatagttgttgagacatttcactgaaaacctCAATTGCCAGCCTTATTATGATgatggaggaaaagtcagggaattaccaaagtcagtaggattcattgATTGTCAATCATAAATGTCAGGATGAATCCTGTAGATGCTGAGGTATTTCTGCAAAGTGGTGAACCAACTTACACAGTAACATTGCCTTGAGCCTATAGTGATGGATATATGGTACTAATAGCCTTACTAGGTATAATATTTGCCTGAGCCTTAGAAAGAATCCAATTGTTCATAAAACTTTTCATTGTCTGTACATTAGAGCCTCCAGTTTGATACTGTGAGATGgagttttttattcttttgtccTTCCTGGTTATGGACTTTCTATAAAGTAGCTGAGTGTTAACATTTTAAGGTTCACTTACTGGTTTTCCTTAAGGCTGTCCTGGATTTGAAAGCTCTGATGTAAGCTAGTagatttgtatgtgtgtgtatgtttattagTGTGCTGTAATCTTAATTGTATATCAGGTTTGACGTTTGGGTGTATGAGGTGGACTTTGATCTGCTTTGCAGTACTGTTAATTGGTCAAAGTTTGAGGTTAACCTACTCTTAGGTTCTCCATGGACTACAGCAAGTCTGAGGTTTGGATGGATGAGGTTTGACTACAAAATATAATTTGGTGTGATCTGTTAGTCTGAGCTCCTACTGTTAATGGACTGTAGTCTCAGTCCAGCCGTCTGGTAGAGGCAGATATACCTCTGCCTGTTGTCCTCAGGCTGCAGCAGAACCAATTGCTTTATTGGCTGCACAAGTGGATGTGTGTCTGCTCAGATGGAGAGCAGAGGGAAGCCAGATAAATGAATTCCTCTCGGCTAGGCACTGATATTAACACACATGCTTTCCTGTATACCcagagatgaagaaaaacaagagagagacaaagagagacagtcagTGAGTGACagagtgtgtatatgtttgtgctgagacagaggaagacagatGGCAACAGAGGCTCTTTCTCAATTTGCATACTTTCTGTGTCCTCATTGATGTTTTTCCTAATAACCAAAGCacaacttcaaaataaaagagcCATTGAACTTCAAAGCTGAGGATACACTGGTGACCTGTCTGATGAGAAATATTGGAAAGTTTGGCAATATACTATAATAAGAAACAGCCCACAGAGACCATGCATTCTGAATTACATACATATACTCTTCTGTCAAAGTCAAACACACAAGACCTACCGTACAATCATAAGTAGTCATTAAGGGTAGCTGGGGTGTCCCGAGTCAGGGCATGAAAGTGATGTCATTGCACCTTTACTGGAGATTTGACATACACTGATACTGGGAAATAGGCCATAACCAGTGGTGAATCCCTACGAGCTGACTTTAGCTGGATTTTCAGATTAATATTAACTTCTTTGATGTTATCTTCCCTCTCAGTAATCTACTACCATTTGTTACAGAAACTTGttggagaaaacaaaagcagccaAACTGACCAATCACTATCCTTGTGGTTCCCATGTAGTATCACCATCACCACTGTAGCCCAAATGtgtagttacatttttgagAATATTATCATGCCAGCTTTGGCATAGCCTATGGCGTAGTCTCAGAGCCAAGGCACGTAGCTGAAGGTGCGGCCCTTAATGCAAAGGTATAAATCCAGCTTTACATAGAAAACAATGGATGctgctttaataataataataataataatacatctaAAATCTGTGATGTTAAATATAGAGTACCTCAGGGCTTGGTTCTTGGCcctttgcttttctctctttatatttCACCTCTTGGCTATGGAATAAATTTCCATTGCTACATGGATGATACTCAGCTGTATGTGCCTATAAGGGCTGATGATCATACTCAAATCACTAAATTAGAGGCCTGCTCGGCTGCTGTGAAAAATCGGATGTCACTAAATTTCCTGCTTCTAAATTTGGATAAAACTGAGATGCTGGTTACTGGCCCTGCTAGACACAGACACCAGTTTGATCAAGTAACAATAACACTCAACAACTGTGTGATTTCCAATGGTGTGGCAGCCAAGAATCTTGGTATTACATTTGATCCCAGCCTTTCTTTTGATAAGCACATTAAGGAAATCACCAAGACTGCCTTTTTTCCAGTTACGTTACCTATCTAATATTCGGTCTTCCCTGTTCATGGCTGACACAGAGCCTCTAATACATGCATTTGTTTCATCCAGACTTGAATActgtaatgttctgttttcagttctgcCACATGCTAGTAGTAAAAGTCTTCAGATGGTTCAAAATGCTGAAGCTAGTATCTTAACTAAGACAATAAAATTTGACCATCTTACACCAATTCTAGCCTTCCTTCATTGGCTTCCTATCCATTATAGATCAAACTTTAAGGTGCTTGTGCTGACTTATATTATACCTTATATTCCATCTCAAGCTCTCTGCTTTCAAAATGCAGGGCTCCTGTGTGTACCCAAGTTAAGAAGAAGTCAGTGGGCAGCAGGGCCTTTTCCTATCGGGCCCCCTTTCTTATAGAATAACCTCCCTGCTGACATCAGACAATCCAAGTCTGTTGAGGCCTTTAAATATAAACTTTAAACTCATCTTTTTGCCTTACCCTACGATTAGTCGCCTTTAATTGAGTACTTCATGACTTTGTACTACACGGCAGGTCGGTTTCTGTCTCAATGAATTTATTAAGTGCTGTCCTGCCGagattattaattattgtaaCTGATAACCACTGCATCTCTTTAACCTTATTTGTTCCACAAGCAAATGCATGTATGAGATGTGTGAccttctctgttttctcctgctctctccctttttctcctcctgtcatcTCTTGTCTCTGAGGCATCTCTTGCTGGACCAGTACCCCTCCTGGAACCACTTTGCTGCCCTGGCTGTTGGTGCCATTTCCTgaggttttggatctggttccccatcctgcaggagttcagcctcatgtgtgcatgtgtagtctgtcctcctgccaggtctccatggtgatggaggtcaTGTGGCTCAGGTCCTATTCTGTCCTAGTGGTACCTGGAAGCTGCTCGAtgtcctcttcatcacattcttcatatatattgtaaatccattataattttgtcatcctgttcaAAGCTGGATTCTATCATTTGTGTTtgattctgtacacacaacatctattgcatgtctgtccgtcctgggagagggatccctctgttcctcttcctgaggtttcttttttcttttttttaaagcgttttttttttcttcagggagtttttccttattcgaatcgagggtctaaggacagaggatgttgtattgctgtacagattgtaaagtgccctgaggcaaatttgtgatttgtgatattaggctatacaaataaaattgacttgacttgacttgacatgtTGTCATGAGCTCTGGCTAGTATACAAGATATACTAAGATACAAGCAATCAGTTCTCTTTGCAGGGTCTCTGGGGTCACCCTCAGGGACAGGGTGAGGAGCTCAGATGTTCACAGGCAGCTCAGAGTAAAACCTTTGCTCCTTTGCCCTTAAAGGAGGCATTTGAGGTGTTCAAGGTCCTGGAGAACATGACAgga contains:
- the LOC121882676 gene encoding uncharacterized protein LOC121882676, which encodes MTDRVDEPSEPELFDLIVDYIKSEKLGALEDGGMAQLLHLDDMLSDLVATQSEAVGVAQTAPPENEGSTTIQQGCSIPPHRKPSQPTTPPATPTTDIPRHSLHMDRDIHSLPPSPRNRDAHTNPSTENRDLHTFPSPAGRGNVMLARDLTTPALAKSPTTGFGGAPPGRVSLSSSMGDQVLRFNDVAALLPRREFKLHGGQISDVGSDMSYSSLCKQIDEGLHEGFTESEIIRTVIKITKPGTFREMLANKGDLTVDELKRFLRAHIRDKNSTELFQELSNAKQQDKENPQQFLYRIMGLKQRVLFESQQPGAEFSYDKRLVQGTFLHTLYQGLNEKNNHVRHDLKPLLTDLQVSDDFLLDQITKSTSEEAERLKRLGTVSKTRPVTVSTAQLDCSDSAKQDKVDTQLQANRAAIQELTAQVSSLTKHLAQMVKPADSVTPGGPCSTTACPQAPTTDNRGRCNDCVQQSKVSCPHCFVCGQAGHRAIGCLQRKLSGNGMRSLVRGNQ